From a region of the Streptomyces tirandamycinicus genome:
- a CDS encoding 1-aminocyclopropane-1-carboxylate deaminase/D-cysteine desulfhydrase, with protein sequence MNMPLLHRSFPEAAGALPRMPLGDGPTPVRVLSGLTGRVPLWCKDESGYGSGGWGGNKVRKLEWILPDVLRRGARTILTVGGTGTNWGLATALYARERGLRTAVALVDQPFDDHVRGQLERLRRSGATLHFTRTRARTIAAAPWLFLRHSAHGRPPYFLPAGGSSPVGALGYVEAALELADQIAAGAVPEPSHVVTAVGSGGTAAGLALGLRLAGLERTRVVGVVVNDTLRLDARTVSALAARTGRLLRARGAKLPGDVVAPDDVTLVRDWLGRGYGHPTPGALRARRLAADQAGLALEPVYTAKALGALLDMAADGRFGAGPVLFLQTHGPRDGA encoded by the coding sequence ATGAACATGCCGTTGCTGCACAGGAGTTTCCCCGAGGCGGCCGGGGCACTGCCGCGGATGCCGCTCGGCGACGGGCCGACGCCCGTGCGGGTGCTGAGCGGTCTCACCGGCCGGGTACCGCTGTGGTGCAAGGACGAGAGCGGGTACGGCTCCGGGGGCTGGGGCGGCAACAAGGTGCGCAAACTGGAGTGGATCCTCCCCGATGTGCTCCGCCGCGGCGCCCGCACGATCCTCACGGTGGGAGGCACGGGCACCAACTGGGGCCTGGCGACGGCCCTCTACGCGAGGGAACGGGGGCTGCGGACGGCCGTCGCCCTGGTCGACCAGCCCTTCGACGACCACGTCCGCGGGCAACTGGAGCGGCTGCGCCGGTCCGGCGCGACCCTCCACTTCACCCGCACCAGGGCCCGGACGATCGCCGCGGCGCCCTGGCTCTTCCTGCGCCACTCGGCGCACGGGCGCCCGCCGTACTTCCTGCCCGCCGGCGGCTCGTCCCCGGTCGGCGCCCTCGGCTATGTGGAGGCGGCCCTCGAACTCGCCGACCAGATCGCCGCGGGGGCCGTCCCCGAGCCTTCCCACGTGGTGACCGCCGTCGGCTCCGGGGGGACGGCGGCCGGCCTCGCCCTCGGCCTGCGGCTCGCCGGCCTGGAGCGCACCCGGGTCGTCGGCGTGGTCGTCAACGACACGCTCCGGCTCGACGCGCGCACCGTCTCCGCGCTCGCCGCCCGGACCGGACGGCTGCTGCGCGCACGGGGCGCGAAGCTGCCCGGCGACGTGGTCGCACCGGACGACGTCACGCTCGTGCGGGACTGGCTGGGGCGCGGCTACGGGCACCCCACCCCGGGCGCACTGCGGGCCCGGCGCCTGGCGGCGGACCAAGCGGGGCTGGCACTCGAACCCGTCTACACGGCCAAGGCGCTGGGCGCCCTGCTGGACATGGCGGCCGACGGCCGCTTCGGCGCCGGTCCGGTGCTCTTCCTGCAGACCCACGGGCCCCGGGACGGCGCCTGA
- a CDS encoding segregation and condensation protein A encodes MPPNDPADPADPAYPSDPPPPARPPRRTLGRGPGTAPAPPEAPDAAREAPSATRRAPGAPGGTPGPGDPLPETAAGGGPDPGQGRQQPSVPEPDDSTAAFTAEATPTPARVAVPDPVADPVADPVPVADPVPDAVADPMPVADPVPDAVADPAVARGPVADPVPVAVADTVAARAAAPAPCAPPAGAPTVPGEDAAAAGPVAEPVDDGRFTVRLANFEGPFDLLLQLISKHKLDVTEVALSKVTDEFMAHIRAMGPDWDLDQTTEFLVVAATLLDLKAARLLPAAEVEDEADLALLEARDLLFARLLQYRAYKRVAEIFRDRLDEESRRHPRTVGLEDHHAELLPDVVISIGAEGFARLAVKAMQPKPTPQVYVEHIHAPLVSVREQAEVVVGLLRERGRASFRELTEGAADTLTVVARFLALLELYREKAVVLDQEDALGELVITWAGGEAGAHVTDEFDRTPESMEDKA; translated from the coding sequence ATGCCGCCGAACGACCCCGCCGACCCCGCCGACCCCGCCTATCCCTCCGACCCCCCGCCCCCGGCCCGCCCGCCCCGCCGCACCCTGGGCCGCGGCCCGGGTACGGCCCCCGCGCCGCCGGAGGCTCCGGACGCCGCCCGCGAGGCCCCCTCGGCGACCCGGCGGGCGCCCGGGGCACCGGGCGGTACCCCCGGGCCCGGTGACCCCCTTCCCGAGACGGCTGCCGGCGGCGGGCCGGACCCGGGGCAGGGCCGGCAGCAGCCGTCCGTCCCGGAGCCCGACGACTCCACGGCCGCCTTCACCGCGGAGGCGACACCCACCCCGGCGCGGGTGGCGGTCCCTGATCCAGTCGCCGATCCGGTCGCCGATCCGGTGCCGGTTGCGGATCCGGTGCCGGACGCGGTCGCCGACCCGATGCCGGTCGCCGACCCGGTGCCGGACGCGGTGGCCGATCCTGCCGTCGCTCGGGGGCCCGTCGCCGATCCGGTGCCGGTTGCGGTGGCCGATACGGTCGCCGCTCGGGCTGCCGCTCCCGCTCCGTGCGCGCCGCCGGCCGGCGCGCCGACGGTGCCCGGGGAGGACGCCGCGGCGGCGGGGCCCGTCGCGGAGCCGGTCGACGACGGGCGGTTCACGGTTCGGCTGGCGAACTTCGAGGGGCCGTTCGACCTGCTGCTGCAGCTCATCTCCAAGCACAAGCTCGATGTCACCGAGGTCGCGCTGTCCAAGGTCACCGACGAGTTCATGGCGCACATCCGCGCGATGGGCCCCGACTGGGACCTCGACCAGACCACCGAGTTCCTCGTCGTCGCGGCGACCCTGCTGGACCTGAAGGCCGCCCGGCTGCTGCCGGCCGCCGAGGTGGAGGACGAGGCGGATCTCGCGCTGCTGGAGGCGCGGGACCTGCTGTTCGCCCGGCTGCTCCAGTACCGCGCGTACAAGCGGGTCGCCGAAATCTTCAGGGACAGGCTGGACGAGGAGTCCCGGCGCCACCCCCGTACCGTCGGCCTGGAGGACCACCACGCCGAGCTGCTGCCCGACGTCGTCATCAGCATCGGCGCGGAGGGCTTCGCCAGGCTCGCGGTCAAGGCGATGCAGCCCAAGCCCACGCCGCAGGTGTACGTGGAGCACATCCACGCGCCGCTGGTGAGCGTGCGCGAGCAGGCCGAGGTCGTCGTGGGCCTGCTGCGGGAGCGCGGCCGGGCGAGCTTCCGGGAGCTGACCGAAGGTGCGGCGGACACCCTCACCGTGGTCGCCCGGTTCCTCGCCCTGCTGGAGCTCTATCGTGAGAAGGCCGTCGTCCTGGACCAGGAGGACGCGCTGGGGGAGCTCGTGATCACCTGGGCCGGCGGCGAGGCCGGCGCACACGTCACCGACGAGTTCGACCGGACCCCCGAGAGCATGGAGGACAAGGCGTGA
- a CDS encoding pseudouridine synthase, translating to MRSSGRNSSGRGDYRGAGGGAARSRSGGQRDDKPKRAGKPRPEERRYDVGGPASEGQKKGRGAAARGGAKGGPKQSPQRGGGRTAPARSREYEARAEERNRERHADKPRTSTPRTFPGAEQEGERLQKVLARAGYGSRRACEELIDQARVEVNGEIVTEQGLRVDPAKDVIKVDGLTVATQSYQFFALNKPAGVVSTMEDPDGRQCLGDYVTNRETRLFHVGRLDTETEGIILLTNHGELAHRLTHPKYGVKKTYLAAVQGPLPREVGKRLREGIQLEDGYARADHFRVVEQIGKNYLVEVVLHEGRKHIVRRMLAEAGFPVDKLVRTAFGPIALGDQKSGWLRRLSNTEVGMLMKEVGL from the coding sequence ATGCGAAGCAGCGGCAGGAACAGCAGCGGACGCGGCGACTACCGGGGTGCCGGTGGGGGCGCCGCCCGGTCGAGGAGCGGGGGACAGCGCGACGACAAGCCGAAGCGCGCGGGCAAGCCCCGTCCCGAGGAGCGCCGCTACGACGTGGGGGGCCCGGCCTCCGAGGGCCAGAAGAAGGGCCGCGGCGCGGCCGCCCGGGGCGGTGCCAAGGGCGGGCCCAAGCAGTCCCCGCAGCGCGGCGGCGGCCGTACGGCCCCCGCGCGCTCCCGCGAGTACGAGGCCCGTGCCGAGGAGCGCAACCGCGAGCGCCACGCGGACAAGCCCCGGACGAGCACGCCCAGGACGTTCCCGGGTGCCGAGCAGGAGGGCGAGCGGCTGCAGAAGGTGCTCGCCCGCGCCGGCTACGGCTCCCGGCGCGCCTGCGAGGAGCTGATCGACCAGGCGCGGGTCGAGGTCAACGGCGAGATCGTGACCGAGCAGGGGCTGCGGGTCGACCCGGCCAAGGACGTGATCAAGGTCGACGGGCTGACCGTCGCCACGCAGTCGTACCAGTTCTTCGCGCTGAACAAGCCGGCCGGCGTCGTCTCCACGATGGAGGACCCGGACGGCCGCCAGTGCCTCGGGGACTACGTCACCAACCGCGAGACCCGCCTGTTCCACGTCGGCCGGCTCGACACCGAGACCGAGGGCATCATCCTGCTCACCAACCACGGCGAGCTGGCGCACCGGCTGACCCACCCCAAGTACGGCGTGAAGAAGACCTACCTCGCCGCGGTCCAGGGCCCCCTTCCGCGCGAGGTCGGCAAGCGCCTCCGGGAAGGCATCCAGCTGGAGGACGGGTACGCCCGCGCCGACCACTTCCGGGTCGTGGAGCAGATCGGCAAGAACTACCTCGTCGAGGTCGTGCTGCACGAGGGCCGCAAGCACATCGTCCGGCGCATGCTGGCCGAGGCGGGTTTCCCGGTCGACAAGCTCGTGCGGACGGCGTTCGGCCCCATCGCGCTCGGCGACCAGAAGTCCGGCTGGCTGCGCAGGCTGAGCAACACCGAGGTCGGCATGCTGATGAAGGAAGTCGGCCTCTGA
- the ald gene encoding alanine dehydrogenase, translating into MKVGIPREVKNNEFRVAITPAGVHELVRNGHQVFIEANAGAGSSITDEEFVAAGGRILPTADEVWATADMVLKVKEPIAEEYHRMRKDQVLFTYLHLAASKECTDALIESGTTAIAYETVELPNRSLPLLAPMSEVAGRLAPQVGAYHLMRPAGGRGVLPGGVPGVTPAKAVVIGGGVSGWNATQIAVGMGFEVTLLDRDINKLREADRIFGTKVKAVMSNSFELEKAVLDADLVIGAVLIPGAKAPKLVTNELVSRMKPGSVLVDIAIDQGGCFEDSRPTTHAEPTFRVHESVFYCVANMPGAVPSTSTNALTNATLPYVVSLANNGWAEALRRDPALAKGLNVHEGQVVYQEVAEAHGLTGVELNTLLG; encoded by the coding sequence GTGAAGGTCGGCATCCCCCGCGAGGTCAAGAACAACGAGTTCCGGGTGGCCATCACCCCCGCCGGCGTGCACGAACTCGTGCGCAACGGCCACCAGGTGTTCATCGAGGCGAACGCCGGGGCCGGCTCGTCGATCACGGACGAGGAGTTCGTCGCCGCGGGCGGGCGGATCCTCCCCACCGCCGACGAGGTGTGGGCCACCGCCGACATGGTGCTCAAGGTGAAGGAGCCCATCGCGGAGGAGTACCACCGCATGCGCAAGGACCAGGTCCTCTTCACCTACCTGCACCTCGCCGCGTCCAAGGAGTGCACGGACGCCCTGATCGAGTCCGGCACCACCGCCATCGCCTACGAGACGGTCGAGCTCCCCAACCGCTCGCTGCCGCTCCTCGCCCCGATGTCCGAGGTCGCGGGCCGGCTGGCCCCGCAGGTCGGCGCCTACCACCTGATGCGCCCGGCCGGCGGCCGCGGCGTGCTGCCGGGCGGCGTCCCGGGAGTCACCCCGGCCAAGGCCGTCGTCATCGGCGGCGGGGTCTCCGGCTGGAACGCCACCCAGATCGCCGTCGGCATGGGCTTCGAGGTGACGCTGCTGGACCGCGACATCAACAAGCTGCGTGAGGCCGACAGGATCTTCGGTACGAAGGTCAAGGCCGTCATGTCCAACTCCTTCGAGCTGGAGAAGGCCGTCCTCGACGCCGACCTCGTCATCGGCGCGGTGCTCATCCCCGGCGCCAAGGCCCCCAAGCTGGTCACCAACGAGCTCGTCTCCCGGATGAAGCCGGGAAGTGTCCTTGTCGACATCGCGATCGACCAGGGCGGCTGCTTCGAGGACTCCCGTCCGACCACGCACGCCGAGCCGACCTTCCGGGTCCACGAATCGGTCTTCTACTGCGTCGCCAACATGCCCGGCGCGGTGCCGAGCACCTCCACCAACGCGCTCACCAACGCCACGCTCCCGTACGTCGTGTCGCTGGCGAACAACGGCTGGGCCGAGGCGCTCCGCCGTGATCCGGCGCTGGCCAAGGGCCTCAACGTCCATGAGGGCCAGGTCGTTTACCAGGAGGTGGCCGAGGCGCACGGCCTCACCGGGGTCGAGCTGAACACGCTGCTCGGCTGA
- the scpB gene encoding SMC-Scp complex subunit ScpB: MVVDEPATEEHLAKVLEQPRRAVADALRELADEYTIQGRGFELRLVAGGWRFYTRPEHAAAVERFVLDGQQARLTQAALETLAVVAYRQPVSRSRVSAVRGVNCDGVMRTLLQRGLVEEAGTEPETGAILYRTTNYFLERMGLRGLDELPELAPFLPEAEAIEAETQEGVPSFDPDAPDTDADDTTTTEL; the protein is encoded by the coding sequence ATGGTCGTCGACGAACCCGCCACCGAGGAGCACCTCGCCAAGGTCCTCGAGCAGCCGCGCCGCGCCGTCGCCGACGCCCTGCGGGAGCTCGCCGACGAGTACACGATCCAGGGCCGCGGCTTCGAGCTGCGGCTCGTCGCCGGAGGCTGGCGCTTCTACACCCGTCCCGAGCACGCCGCCGCCGTGGAGCGGTTCGTCCTCGACGGCCAGCAGGCCCGGCTCACCCAGGCCGCCCTGGAGACGCTGGCGGTGGTCGCCTACCGGCAGCCGGTCAGCCGTTCCCGGGTCTCGGCGGTGCGCGGAGTGAACTGCGACGGCGTCATGCGGACCCTGCTCCAGCGCGGTCTGGTGGAGGAGGCGGGCACGGAACCCGAGACAGGTGCGATCCTGTACAGGACGACGAACTACTTCCTGGAGCGGATGGGCCTGCGCGGTCTGGACGAGCTCCCCGAGCTCGCGCCGTTCCTCCCCGAGGCGGAGGCGATCGAGGCCGAGACCCAGGAGGGCGTCCCGTCGTTCGATCCGGACGCACCGGACACAGACGCAGACGACACGACGACGACGGAACTTTGA
- a CDS encoding ParA family protein has product MLTVRPLGVEVPPTPGRAPSSGPEAVGSVAVRTFATHQHTTTTAHTMKMTDGQHVNAMAGNGSGRESTHFADYDEVPEGHFYDPDAEYEPDPEYAATLAPDAARQRRERIGPTGRPLPYFPIPGPLTDHGPAKIIAMCNQKGGVGKTTSTINLGAALAEYGRRVLLVDFDPQGALSVGLGVNPMELDLTVYNLLMERGMSADEVLLKTAVPNMDLLPSNIDLSAAEVQLVSEVARESTLQRALKPLLQDYDYIVIDCQPSLGLLTVNALTAAHKVIVPLECEFFALRGVALLTETIEKVQERLNPDLELDGILATMYDSRTVHSREVLARVVEAFDDHVYHTVIGRTVRFPETTVAGEPITTYASNSVGAAAYRQLAREVLARCHAE; this is encoded by the coding sequence ATGCTCACGGTGCGCCCCCTGGGCGTGGAGGTACCCCCGACGCCGGGCCGGGCGCCCTCGTCCGGGCCCGAAGCTGTCGGCTCCGTCGCTGTCCGTACCTTCGCGACGCACCAGCACACGACGACGACAGCCCACACGATGAAGATGACGGACGGCCAACACGTGAACGCCATGGCCGGCAACGGGAGTGGCCGAGAGTCCACCCACTTCGCCGACTACGACGAGGTGCCCGAGGGGCACTTCTACGACCCCGACGCCGAGTACGAGCCCGATCCGGAGTACGCGGCCACACTCGCCCCCGACGCGGCCCGCCAGCGCCGCGAGCGCATCGGCCCGACCGGGCGCCCGCTGCCGTACTTCCCGATCCCGGGCCCGCTCACCGACCACGGCCCCGCGAAGATCATCGCAATGTGCAACCAGAAGGGCGGCGTCGGCAAGACGACGTCGACCATCAATCTGGGTGCCGCGCTCGCGGAGTACGGCCGCCGGGTGCTGCTCGTCGACTTCGACCCGCAGGGAGCCCTGTCGGTCGGACTCGGCGTGAACCCGATGGAACTCGACCTCACCGTCTACAACCTGCTCATGGAGCGGGGCATGTCCGCGGACGAGGTCCTGCTGAAGACCGCCGTGCCCAACATGGACCTGCTGCCCAGCAACATCGACCTCTCGGCGGCCGAGGTCCAGCTCGTGAGCGAGGTCGCGCGCGAGTCCACGCTGCAGCGCGCCCTGAAGCCGCTGCTGCAGGACTACGACTACATCGTGATCGACTGCCAGCCGTCGCTCGGCCTGCTGACCGTCAACGCCCTGACGGCGGCTCACAAGGTCATCGTGCCGCTGGAGTGCGAGTTCTTCGCCCTGCGCGGCGTCGCCCTGCTCACCGAGACGATCGAGAAGGTCCAGGAGCGGCTCAACCCGGACCTGGAGCTCGACGGCATCCTCGCCACCATGTACGACTCGCGCACGGTGCACAGCCGTGAGGTGCTGGCGCGGGTGGTCGAGGCGTTCGACGACCACGTCTACCACACGGTCATCGGGCGCACGGTGCGCTTCCCGGAGACGACGGTCGCCGGGGAACCCATCACCACGTACGCGTCCAACTCCGTCGGTGCCGCCGCCTACCGCCAGCTCGCCAGGGAGGTGCTCGCCCGGTGTCACGCCGAGTGA